Below is a window of Deinococcus sonorensis KR-87 DNA.
ACCAACCACACCTACTGGAACCTCAGCGGCGCGCAGCTCGACAGCATTCTGGACCACACGCTGCAGCTGGAATCCGACCGCTACACGCCGGTCAGCGCGGTGCTGATTCCTACTGGTGAGCTGGCTGAGGTGGACGGCACCCCGATGGACTTCCGCACCCCGCACACGCTGGGCGAGCGCATTGACGCGCCGTTCGATCAGCTGCAGCACGCGGGCGGCTACGACCACAACTTCGTGCTGCGCGGCCAGGACGGCACGCTGCAGCCGGCCGCCGTGCTGCACGACCCGCGCAGCGGCCGGGTCATGACCGTGGAGACCACCGAGCCGGGGATGCAGGTCTACAGCGGCAACTTTCAGGACGGCAGCCTGAGCGGGTATCACCAGCGGCCCTACGCCTACCGGACCGCCGTGTGCCTGGAAACTCAGCACTACCCGGATTCCCCGAACCAGCCGCAGTTTCCCAGCACCCGCCTCGACCCGGGCCAGGCCTGGACCTCGCACACCGTCTACCGCTTCTCCACCCAGGACTGACGCCCCCAGCACACCCGCCCGACCTGACTGCAGGTTCCGGGCGGGTGTGCCTGTTCTCCATCTGACGCAGGTTGAATTTTCATCCGTATTCTGCTGAGGGCGTATACAATCGTACACGTGCACCGGGCCAGAGGCCAGCCGGCGTCACCAGGAGGACGACATGACCCAGGCGGAGGCCGTCTTGCAGGACAACCCGCAGTACATCGTGGTGTTCCATACCCCTGACCGCCAGAATCTGGACGTGCTCGCACAGGTGCTGGAGGTGCCGCAGGACCCCACGCCGAACGTCAGGAGCCGGGCATCCCGTCAGGTGCTGCACAGCCGCAACGGGGTGCACGCCCGCATCTATACCCGGCTGGCGGTGGCGGTGGCCAACCTGACGCCGCCGCAGCGTGAACGGCTGGCGGCCCATCCGGCGGTACGGTCGGTGGCGCGCAACCAGCGCCGCAGTCTGCCGCCCCAGCTGATCGAGGTGCGCGGACAACCGGAGACCGGCCCACCCGAGCCGGAGCCGCTCAACCGGGCGCTGGAACAGCTGGGGCTGGACCCGCTGCACCAGCCCTGGACCGGCCGTCACGTCAAGGTGGCGGTGCTGGATACCGGCGTGGACCTGCAGCACCCGGACCTGAGCGTGCTGCCCGGCAACGCCGTGAGCTTCGTGCCGGACGAGCCGGACCCGCAGGACCAGAACGGCCACGGCACCCACTGCGCGGGCGTGATTGCGGGCCGGGCGTACCCGCAGGGGGGCTTCCGCTACGGGGTGGCGCCGGACGCCGAACTGCTGATCGGCAAGGTGCTCAACCGGTACGGCCAGGGCTATGACGACCAGATCCTGGACGCCATCGACTGGGCCGTGGATCAGGGCGCGCACATCATCTCGCTGAGCCTCGGCAGCGCCCGGGCGCCGGGTCAGCCGGCCAGCGCCCCGTATGAACAGGTGGCCGCCACCCTGCTGCAGCAGGGCGTGCTGCTGGTGGCGGCCGCCGGCAACGAGAGTCAGCGGCCCCGGCTGGTGGCCCCGGTCGGCAATCCGGCGGCCTGCCCCTCCATTCTGGCGGTGGCGGCGATTGACGGCGCCGATCAGGTGGCCGCCTTCAGCAGCGGTGATGTGGACGGCATCGGCCGGGTGGACCTCGCCGCGCCGGGCGTGGGCATCTACTCGGCGTGGCCGGGCGGCGGCCACCGCCGGCTGTCGGGCACCAGCATGGCCACTCCGCACGTGGCCGGGGTGCTGGCGATGTTCCGGGAACGGTCGCCCGCCGCCAGCGGCCCCGAGCTGTGGACACAGCTGTGTGCCGCCGCCCGTCCGCTGCCACTGCCCGCGGGCGACGTGGGCGCGGGGGCCGTGCAGGTGCCGACCGGGCCACCGTAAACGCCGGGGCCCCCTGCCATCCGACAAGCCAATTTGTCGGATAGTTCACATGGCACCTCCTGAGAGCCGCTAAGCTGAGCTCAGGAGGCAGGTCCTGTGCTGCAGAAAGTGCATATCACCCTGACCACGTCGGCCCGGCAGTCCGCCCAGTCCCGGCAGGAGGTGCTGCGCCGCCTTCAGGCCATCAGCGACCTGCACGACATCAACGCCCGCCGACTGGACCGCTACGGCGTCCTGAGCGGCGTGGTCAGCGCTGACCTGGTGCCCCGCCTGCAGGTGGACGGCGTGGCGTCGGTGGACCTGGACCAATTGCAGCGCGCGCTGTAAGCTCCGTCCCCGCAGGCCGGGCCGCATAATGAAGGCCATGCCCGGAGCTGCCTGCCCTTGACCGACCCCCTGCGCCTGATCATCAACACGCAGTCCCGCCGGGGCCGCGCCCAGCTGAGCACTGCCGTCCATGCCCTGAAAGTCAATGGGGTGGAGGTGGACCTGCTGGCCGCCACCAGCCCGGCCGAGTCGGACGCCGCCCTGCGTGCGGCGGTGGAGCGTGGGGCCGCCAGCGTGATCGTGGGTGGGGGCGACGGCACCCTGTCGCACGCCGCACAGGTGCTGGCCCACACCGGCACGGCGCTGGGGGTGCTGCCGCTCGGCACCGGCAACACCTTCGCGCGCAGTGTGGGCGTGCCGCTGGACCTCGCGGGCGCGGCGCGGGTGATTGCGGCCGGCCACCGCACCCGCATCGACGTGGGGCGGGTGAACGGCCGGGCGTTTCTGAACAGCGCGGCCATGGGCGTCTCGGCCCACATCGCCCAGGCGCTGACGCCCGAGCTGAAGCGGCGGATGGGGCTGCTGGCGTGGCCGCTGGTGGGCTTCCAGGTGCTGCGCAGCCATCAGGCGCTGCAGCTGGAGCTGCAGCTGCCCCAGGAGCAGCGCCGCGTCCGCACCCATCAGCTGCTGGTGGCGAACGGGCGGTACGTGGCCGGGCCGCTGGTGGCCGCGCCGGACGCCTCGGTGCAGGACCACCGGCTGGACGTGCTGGCGCTGGGCGGCAACCGCCTGCGCAGCCTGCTGCGGGCCGGGCTGGGCTGGGCCACCCTGGGCAGCGACCGCAGCCAGAGCACCCTGCGGCTGGAAACCCAGCGGCTGTGCGTCATCAACCAGAACGGGCCCACCGCCGTCAGCGTGGACGGTGAGATCATCGAAGCGGCGCGGCTGGACCTGTCGGTCGAGCCGCGCGCGCTGTGGGTGCTGGTACCGCCCGGCTTCGACCCCCAGACGGTCTAGAGGCCGGGGTTCAGTCGGCCGCCTGCGGCTCCTTCCAGGGGTCCAGCACCACCTTGATGCAGTGGTCCTGCTTGTCCCGGAAGGTCTGGTACAGCTGCGGCGCGTCGTCCAGGCCGGCCCGGTGGGTGATCACGAAGCTCGGGTCGATGTCGCCGCCCTGGATGTGCCGCATCAGCGGGTCCAGGAAGCGGTGGGTGTGCGTCTGACCCATCCGGAAGATCAGGCCCTTGGCAAAAGCCGCGCCCATCGGCATCTTGTCCACCAGACCGCCGTACACGCCCGGCATGCTGACGGTCCCGCCCTTGGCGCAGCTCATGATCGCCCACCGGAGCGCCGTGATGCGGTCAAAGGTCAGCCGCAGCCGCTGCTTGGCAGTGTCCATCAGCGCGCCCGGCCCGTGCCCGTGCGCCTCCAGCCCCACCGCGTCGATCACGTGGTCCGGGCCGCGCCCGCCGGTCATCTCGTGCAGCGCCACCAGCACATCGGTCTGCTCGTAGTTGATGGTCTCGGCGCCGCCGTCCTCGGCCATCTTGAGCCGCGCCGGAATGCGGTCCACCACGATCACCTTGGCCGCCCCCAGCATCAGGGCGCTGCGGGCCGCGAACTGGCCCACCGGCCCGGCCCCGAACACCGCCACCACGTCCCGGTCGCGCTGGATGCCGCAGTTCACGGCCGCCTGATAGCCGGTCGGGAAGATGTCGGTCAGGAACAGCACCTGCTCGTCCCGCATGCCCGAATCGACCTTGTACGGCCCCACGTCCGCGAACGGCACCCGCACGAACTGCGCCTGACCGCCTGCGTATCCGCCGTACATATGCGAGTACCCGAACAGCCCGGCCCCGCTGACCGCCCCGTACAGCGCCTCGGCCATACGGTGGTTGGGGTTGCTGTTGTCGCAGGCCGAGTACAGCCCGCGTTTGCACGGATCGCACACGCCGCAGGCGATGTTGAACGGCACGATCACCCGGTCGCCCACCTTCAGCTTGCGCACGGCCGAGCCGACCTCCACCACCTCGCCCATGAACTCGTGGCCCAGGATGTCGCCCTTCTCCATCGAGGGAATCACCCCGTCCAGCAGGTGCAGGTCCGAGCCGCAGATGGCGGTGCTGCTCACCCGCACGATGGCGTCGGTGGGGAGCAGCAGCGTGGGGTCCGGCACCGTCTCGATGCCCACCTTGCCGGTGCCCTGCCAGATCAGGGCCTTCATACCCGCGCCTCGCCGGCGTGCTGCGCCCGGCCGCTGCTCTGCCCCTTGGCGGTGGGAATGAAGCCCAGCTCCATCAGCCACTTCAGGCGCATCAGGTCGTCTCTGGCCTGCTGGGACGGTTCCTCGCTCAGCATCCGGGCCAGGATCGCGCCCATGGTGCCGCCCGGCGCGCGGTACTGGAAGTGCGCCAGCACCTCGGTGCCGCGGTTGCCCGGCGCGGGCCGGAACTGCACTTCGCCCTGGTTCTCGATGGTGCTGCCCGGCAGCGAGCGCCACGCCAGCCGCTGCCCTGGCTCGTCGGCCGTGATCTCGGCGTCCCAGCTGACCGGACCCACCGGCCCCTTGGCGACCCAGTGCGAGCGCTGCTCGTCCTGCACCTCTACCCGCTCCAGGTGCTCCATGAAAGTGGGCAGACCCTCCAGGTTGCGCCACATCCGGTACACCTCGTCGGCCGGCTTGCCGATGGTGACCGCTTCACGCACCCGGATCTCGCCCTGCCCGTCCGGCCGGATCTTGAGGGCGCGGGCCAGCGGGTTGCGGCCGGTCAGGGCCATCACGGTCATGGCCCCGCCGGTGCCGGCCAGGCTGACCTTGCGGGCGCGGCCGCCGCGCGCGCCCAGCAGCATCAGCCCGGCGCCCAGCACGCCCAGGACGGCGCGCTCGGTGACGCCCATGTTGGGGGCCGTTTCCCGGCGGTCCTCAGCCATTGACGACCTCTCCTCCGTTCGGGTGCAGCACCTGACCGCTGATGTAGCTCGAGTCGTCGGAGGCCAGGAACACGTAGCAGGGGGCCACCTCGCTCGGCTGACCGGGGCGCTTCATCGGCACGTCGGCCCCGAAGCTCGCCACCTTGTCGGGCGGGAAGGTGCTGGGAATCAGCGGGGTCCAGATCGGGCCGGGGGCCACCGCGTTCACCCGGATGCCCTGCTCCACCAGATTGCCGGACAGCGAGCGGGTGAACGCCACGATGGCGCCCTTGGTGGACGCGTAGTCCAGCAGGCTGGGGCTGCCCTTGTAGTTGGTGACCGAGGTGGTGTTGATGATGGTGGCACCCGACTTCAGGTGCGGCAGGGCGGCCTTGACCAGGAAGAACTGCCCGTAGATGTTGCTGCGGAAGGTGCGTTCCAGCTGCTGCTCGCTGATGTCGGTGATCTCCTCCTGCGGGTGCTGCTCGGCGGCGTTGTTGACCAGCACGTCCAGGTGCCCGAGCTGCTGCACCACGGCCTCGACGGTCTGCTGGCAGAACTGCTCGTCGCCCACGTCGCCTGCGAAGGTCACGCAGCGGCGGCCCTCGGCCTCCACCAGCCGTTTGGTCTCCTGGGCGTCGTCGCCCTCCTCCAGGTAGATGATCGCCACGTCCGCGCCTTCCCGCGCGTAATGCACCGCCACCGCCCGGCCGATGCCGCTGTCCCCGCCGGTGATCAGCGCGACCTTGCCTTCCAGCTTGCCCGCCGCCCGGTAGTTCGGCTTGATGTACTCGGGCTTCGGGTTCATGTCGGACTCGCGGCCCGGCTGCTGGTCCTGGTGCTGCGCGGGCATGGTCTGCTCTTTGTCAGTCATGGTGCAATTGCACCCTGCATCACCAGGTGGGAAGGCAGGGCAGCCCACCATCTTCACGCTTCTCCAAGCGGGTATAAAGCTGGGTGAAGCCCGGCAGCGTCACATGACAGTCCGGTGGCGTCGCCGCGCTCAAGCCTTGAGTCCAGCTGAAGGCCTCCACACCGGCCACACGCGGCGACGCGGTACAAGGGACCCATGCGCCTGACCCGGATCTTCTCCACCCCGCTGCTGTTCGCCGCCGGAGCCTGGCTGCTCCGCCCCCTTTTTGCGCCTGCGCCGCTGGACCTGCAGGGGCAGGTGGTGCTGATCACCGGCGGCTCGCGTGGGCTGGGGCTGCTGCTGGCCCGTGAGTTTGCGGCGGCCGGGGCGCGGCTGGCCCTGCTGGCCCGCGACCACACCGAACTGGCCGAGGCCCGCACCCTGCTGGCCCCCACCCCGGTGCTGCTGCTGCCCGCCGACGTGACCGACCCGCAGCAGGCGGAGGAGGCGGTGCGGGCCACCATCCAGCACTACGGGCAGCTGGACGTGCTGGTGAACAACGCCGGCATCATTCAGGTGGGCCCGGCGGAGAACCTGCCGCTCAGCGCCTACCACGAGGCCATGGACATCAACTACTTCGGGCCGCTGCACATGATGCGGGCGGCGCGCCGCGAGCTGAGCCGGCGTCGGGGGCGCATCCTGAACATCAGCAGCATCGGCGGACAGATTCCGGTGCCGCACCTGAGCAGCTACGTTGCCAGCAAGTTCGCCTTCGGCGGGCTCTCCGAATCGCTGCACACCGAGTACGCCCGGCAGGGTATCCACATCACCACCGCCTATCCGGGCCTGATGCGCACCGGCAGCCCCCGGCAGGCGCAGGTGGGCGGAAACCATCGCCTGGAATACGGCTGGTTCTCGGTGCTGGACAACGCGCCACTGATCTCCCAGGACGCCCAGCAGGCGGCTCAGGAGATGGTCGCGGCCCTGCGGCGCGGTCAGCCGCGGGTGGTGGCGGGCCTGGCCGCGCGGGTGGCCACCCGCGCCTACACCCTGGCGCCGGTGCTGATCACGCCGCTGCTGACGCTGACGGCCCGCCTGCTGCCCCGGTCGGCCCGCACCCAGGCGCTGAAGTCCGGCGACCAGAGCGAGTCGGCCATCACCCGGCGGCTGGGCGCCAAGCAGAAGGCCGAGGCCGCCCTCAACCAGCGCCGGTGAGCCGCTGGCCGCTGGTGCCGGCGGGCCGTCCGGTGCGGGCGGTGCTGGTGGGCTGCGGGGGCATGAGCGCGGAGTGGCTGCGCTGCGCCGAGCGCGTGGAGGGGCTGGAGGTGGTGGGGCTGGTGGACCTCCACGAACCGGCCGCCCGCGCCCGTCAGCAGGAATTCCATCTCGACCACGCCGTGGTGAGCCATGACCTGGACGCGGTGCTGCAGGCCACCCGCCCCGACATCGTGTTCGACTGCACGGTGCCGGAAGCGCACCACG
It encodes the following:
- a CDS encoding diacylglycerol/lipid kinase family protein, yielding MTDPLRLIINTQSRRGRAQLSTAVHALKVNGVEVDLLAATSPAESDAALRAAVERGAASVIVGGGDGTLSHAAQVLAHTGTALGVLPLGTGNTFARSVGVPLDLAGAARVIAAGHRTRIDVGRVNGRAFLNSAAMGVSAHIAQALTPELKRRMGLLAWPLVGFQVLRSHQALQLELQLPQEQRRVRTHQLLVANGRYVAGPLVAAPDASVQDHRLDVLALGGNRLRSLLRAGLGWATLGSDRSQSTLRLETQRLCVINQNGPTAVSVDGEIIEAARLDLSVEPRALWVLVPPGFDPQTV
- a CDS encoding SDR family NAD(P)-dependent oxidoreductase, whose product is MRLTRIFSTPLLFAAGAWLLRPLFAPAPLDLQGQVVLITGGSRGLGLLLAREFAAAGARLALLARDHTELAEARTLLAPTPVLLLPADVTDPQQAEEAVRATIQHYGQLDVLVNNAGIIQVGPAENLPLSAYHEAMDINYFGPLHMMRAARRELSRRRGRILNISSIGGQIPVPHLSSYVASKFAFGGLSESLHTEYARQGIHITTAYPGLMRTGSPRQAQVGGNHRLEYGWFSVLDNAPLISQDAQQAAQEMVAALRRGQPRVVAGLAARVATRAYTLAPVLITPLLTLTARLLPRSARTQALKSGDQSESAITRRLGAKQKAEAALNQRR
- a CDS encoding S8 family peptidase; translation: MTQAEAVLQDNPQYIVVFHTPDRQNLDVLAQVLEVPQDPTPNVRSRASRQVLHSRNGVHARIYTRLAVAVANLTPPQRERLAAHPAVRSVARNQRRSLPPQLIEVRGQPETGPPEPEPLNRALEQLGLDPLHQPWTGRHVKVAVLDTGVDLQHPDLSVLPGNAVSFVPDEPDPQDQNGHGTHCAGVIAGRAYPQGGFRYGVAPDAELLIGKVLNRYGQGYDDQILDAIDWAVDQGAHIISLSLGSARAPGQPASAPYEQVAATLLQQGVLLVAAAGNESQRPRLVAPVGNPAACPSILAVAAIDGADQVAAFSSGDVDGIGRVDLAAPGVGIYSAWPGGGHRRLSGTSMATPHVAGVLAMFRERSPAASGPELWTQLCAAARPLPLPAGDVGAGAVQVPTGPP
- a CDS encoding SDR family oxidoreductase; the protein is MTDKEQTMPAQHQDQQPGRESDMNPKPEYIKPNYRAAGKLEGKVALITGGDSGIGRAVAVHYAREGADVAIIYLEEGDDAQETKRLVEAEGRRCVTFAGDVGDEQFCQQTVEAVVQQLGHLDVLVNNAAEQHPQEEITDISEQQLERTFRSNIYGQFFLVKAALPHLKSGATIINTTSVTNYKGSPSLLDYASTKGAIVAFTRSLSGNLVEQGIRVNAVAPGPIWTPLIPSTFPPDKVASFGADVPMKRPGQPSEVAPCYVFLASDDSSYISGQVLHPNGGEVVNG
- a CDS encoding zinc-dependent alcohol dehydrogenase — encoded protein: MKALIWQGTGKVGIETVPDPTLLLPTDAIVRVSSTAICGSDLHLLDGVIPSMEKGDILGHEFMGEVVEVGSAVRKLKVGDRVIVPFNIACGVCDPCKRGLYSACDNSNPNHRMAEALYGAVSGAGLFGYSHMYGGYAGGQAQFVRVPFADVGPYKVDSGMRDEQVLFLTDIFPTGYQAAVNCGIQRDRDVVAVFGAGPVGQFAARSALMLGAAKVIVVDRIPARLKMAEDGGAETINYEQTDVLVALHEMTGGRGPDHVIDAVGLEAHGHGPGALMDTAKQRLRLTFDRITALRWAIMSCAKGGTVSMPGVYGGLVDKMPMGAAFAKGLIFRMGQTHTHRFLDPLMRHIQGGDIDPSFVITHRAGLDDAPQLYQTFRDKQDHCIKVVLDPWKEPQAAD
- a CDS encoding SRPBCC family protein produces the protein MAEDRRETAPNMGVTERAVLGVLGAGLMLLGARGGRARKVSLAGTGGAMTVMALTGRNPLARALKIRPDGQGEIRVREAVTIGKPADEVYRMWRNLEGLPTFMEHLERVEVQDEQRSHWVAKGPVGPVSWDAEITADEPGQRLAWRSLPGSTIENQGEVQFRPAPGNRGTEVLAHFQYRAPGGTMGAILARMLSEEPSQQARDDLMRLKWLMELGFIPTAKGQSSGRAQHAGEARV